The Phaseolus vulgaris cultivar G19833 chromosome 5, P. vulgaris v2.0, whole genome shotgun sequence genomic interval CACATGAATAAAAGCATATACCATAACATAAAATTGTCACCTCCTAGTACATTGTCGCTTGAGTAACTTATTCTCTCTTAAGCAACATTTCTCTCATAAATAAAGTGTCAATCATATAGCTTGAGTTGTTCTTTTGAAGTTTGAGCAAAATTAAACCCTAGAGTAACCTCACTTTAGGTTTGCCTCAATCCAATTACCACCTTGTCCCTTGAATGATAACCGTTTGAGTGACAACTACttgttgaaaatattttaagaagttTCAGACTCTCACTGGATGTTTTGAATGTCAAACCAATGCTTGAACCTATAAAACACACATCATGCTTTGCTACATGTTTAAGATACATGTACATTGTCTTTACCATGCTTAAGAATTCAAACATCTCCTGCCCCTTGCTTAAACTTCTTGTCCAATATTTGAGTGATATATTTCTAGAAGAGAAATAATCATATAACATCTCTTGCTCAAGTGACAAGTCATCTCTTGAAGAAAGTATGACAACAAATACATTAATTACATGTCACTTAAGTCTCACTTAAATAACAATATATCACTcgaataatatttaatttgaatagaccaaacaacctcacaaatattattatacatatgACAAAAATAACATGCATACAACCAAACAATctcattaaaaaaatcacacaaTTCATATATTGAAGTTTCATATATTCAACAAAtacattataaatatataatatttgaaaCATGCTTTATTCAATAAGTTATTTATAAtcttttacataatttttgGCAAACTTTCAAAAAAAAAGTGGTGAGCTCTATATGTTAATAATGTCTATCCTTAAAACATCCACTCAAAAGAATAAGAAACAAACCCTAAAActcaattaggttaaatatcCTTATTAATAAACTGTAAccaattcaaatatatttatcaAACTCCCCCaaaaatcttaataaattaaaaattcccCAAAATCTTAAGAAGGTAAGATTTCCATAGTTTGAAATTTGTTTATAAACTTTCCGTTcctattaatttaaaatatgttattaaaataatattaggatcatttacataaaataaatatacatatatttgcattttaaaaaaaaattataagacaaTATATCACGTATTTAAATGACATtgctttataaaaatatatacatatataaagttcatatagaatttataaaaatttagttattaaaataactcatagaaaatatataatttgaatatcaaatagtatttttaattcatttaaatttttaactgaatataactaaatttggtgcttaaaaaaatgaaacaccataacttattttaatattttaattcttaattaaatatcacactagttttattaaaaaagttttgaaaaattcgAGTAGAAcacacttttttatatttttttccataTCAAAAAAATCTTTTCCATGCAATATTTAAAAAGAAGACTTAACCTATACAATTAATATTGGCAAAATTGAGCTGCAAAATGTTGTTTTGATTAGTTAGGAGTCTCTTTCAATTGTCATAAATATATGGGGTCATATTGTATCCACAAGGCTTTACTTTTGATTTTGGTCCCATACTTAACCCACTCACATCAATGAACCTCCCAAACCCCACCAATCATTAACAACTGCTACTTCCACAATGGCCCCACCATTTCACCATTTCGATTTCGTCGTTACCACAAAATATTCGGTCCAATCCCCACACCGCAAGAACCCTAATAAAAAATTTTGATAATATTGAGTGAAAATAATGAacacaataattataatattgaaaaacaaaaaacttcTCCCTGCAAATTGAAATCTCAAATTCCGATCTGATACAGATAGACCACGATCCAAAAAAAGAAACAAGACTCCGCAAAATGATAAATCTCAGAAGATCTATGAACAAAACTCATAGCAGTAGTAAATTAGTAACAGTAATTAGCTTATGTTCCTATGATAGGGTTTCGTTTGATTCTAATCCTGGAATCCCGTTTTCGCCCAAATCGCGTTTCGAACTCTACTAAGATCGCGTCCTTTGAGCGTTCTCCCAACTCCTTCATGCACTGACAAGGAAGCGATTCTCGTCTTCGCCAGAAACTCGTGCGGAGGCACTCTCCCTCCTCCTTCCTCCTCGTCGCTTTGCGCTTCTTCATAGTCACAGTTCCTCCTCCGATTCTGTCCGTACTCGTTGCCAAGTATCTTAGACCAGTCCGGCACGTTCACCGGCAGAGATCCCGAAGCAGCAACACGGCCGACGGTAGAAGAGGAGTTACTGTGGAATCTCGAGGTGCGTATAGATTTACAGAATTCGGGAGAGTTAGCGTTTGCGGAGTTGTAGAGATCAGATTCATCGAATTCAAAGGCGGAATCGGAGAGTGGATCTCTGTCTACAGCAGGAAGAAAGCGATAACTAGCTCTACGAATGTTGGTGGCCATGAAAATGTCACTTTCGAGGAAACTTGAACCTATATGATTCAGAGTTTGTTAGAGAAGTATCAGCTTCTTCGTCACTGTACCGTGTTGGTTTCTTCTATGTGCTTTTATAAAGGTTAGCTTgctttctgaaaaaaaaaaaaaaactgaagaaAGGAAATAGTTGAGTTTTGTTTGGTTGCGTAAGCATTCTGGATAAGGAATCAGGGGAATGGGTAGGTGGATTTACGAAAGTACCCCGCGTTGGAAATAATGGCATGAATGTGAAAAAGTGAATTGGGGGTTACGAGAAGGATTGGAGAAAGTTGTCGCGGAGCGGGGTTCCACTCACCTGGGCGGGATAGAAGAAAAGAGGACAAGGTGGTCCCGTTTAGAGGATCGAGGAAGCGGACACGTGTGAAGCGTGGATGTAGCACAAACACATATACAAGACACTCACACGACACAAATATGGATACGAACAGATATGAATACGAAGATaggtataatttttaaaaggtAAACAAGGGAAcaagaatttatatattatataattatgaattatataaattaacaataaatatttaagtgCATAAgtttgttttagatttttttggGAGTAggaagatgtttttcatgactgattcaaaataatttgttccttatatttataattgtaataaaaatttatacaataaattttagttttaaaaaaaattattgtatttatcttttttaaaattatgttaaaattgtgttaaaattatcaaaaatcaaacaaatattttttaaattgaatattttactGATAAGTGTCCTACGAGTGTTGACATcgatacgtgtgtccgacacgGATATATCATTTAAGAGAAGGGTTTGAGTATTGGAAGGGGTAAAGAACATgatatgatgatgatgatggctATGGTGAATTGTGTTGGATTAAGTGCCCAATCCTTTCATATTTCCAGCTGAATACAACTGTATATTAATTGTCCTCTCAAATGAGACATCCATAATCACCATGTTTACCCTTTCAAACTTCAATATTATCATATCACTCTCCATTGCCCATTTTCATTAATGCACTGGAGCCACATGCTTCTTCTGATGCCTCTAGATctcttaatttttgtttttaattcaaacTTTAGCAAATTGAGTTAATTTTCTTGAAgtaacaagtaaaaaaaaagcatgtaattaagtttaattattgACTATGTGGCCTACTTTTGATTGTGATTTGCAGAAGTTGTGAATATAATAGAATTGAAGCATAAGCATCTGGTCCACTTTAGCTTCACAAGTGAGACGCAATGAATGATACTAGCCTCCTTTTCACATTTTTCTAAAGGCATTTGCGTTACTTTACTTTTAAATACAAGTGAGTGCATTTCGAATGTCTTACTTAACTAGCTGTCCAGAAAAGTTATAACCAAAataatattccaatcacaattTTCATTTCCATTTTATATCACGAGATTTGTGTTTAAAGATGCATCACTGTGTCTTTTTGACTTTCTCTTtagtttatgtatttttttataaaattaaatatgtttcatttttgtattttcatctgaaatttattttcattcttaatttaaattttatatatgagTATTTATAgcgaaaaaattattaaaattaatatttttttacgtgataaataaatattttaagattaagatgttaaaatattttatttatctctaatatgtatattataatattataatatcaaTTACGTTAAAATTTCGTTTATTACGTAAATTATatatcttaaaatatataaagtttaaattaaaaataaaagtcaaTTTCATTGGTACACGACGAAAATCAtatgaacttttttttatattaaagtcTCGTCaccataatttttatttcatttaacatCATATATCATGTTTATGTCATATAAGTTTGATTTCTTTACTTTCTtgaacttaaaaaatatatataattataataatttttgtttgattAAAGTGTCTCTGTCAAATCATTATTTTTAACTGATATATATTTGtcaaaaaaaatttgtaaaccaacataataatataaaaaacatgtttaaattGAGTATTCACATAAGGTAATTTCTTTACTTGGTAAGCTATTAAAAAGGTCAAGTCcatacaaataaaattttaactattaagtTTTTCTAGctaattaaaatcaatataaaaattatttattaataataaaaactattttaaatatcaatattttttaaattttaaaataatataaaatttagttaatatagtaattaattatttttttctaaaattaatttttatttaataattttttaatgatatatatatatttatatataattaaaaggcttaatttttaattatatatgtacatatatttatattgtgTGAATAGATACTccacatttaaaaatattaaatcaaatATATTCAGATAAACCAACTCAAcaatcaattttatattatttaaaagaattgcatgcaaatattaaaatatttaaaataattggcAGCAGCAGGTGATTAAAGTGTCAGAGCCCGCatctattaaaataaagagagtaAAGTTTGGAATTTATATAGAAGTTCAATACCTAACAAACATATTTAACTTGCAACtacttgattttatttttattttgctaAAAGTTCGTGATTCTCAAAATTATAATCTATcaatctatttatatatttcttagataataatatatttatgtttttttttaggatATGATCTATATATTGCTTCTTTTTGAGGATGTACTCACATATGGTCACATCCTTTAATTTGTGTGCCACATCTAGATCAACTTTCAAAAGGTTGATAATCAATATCTTGTGCTCTCACAAAGTGGGATTTGGTATCTATTTCCATTTATACCATATTAgaactttattaaaaaataatatttagaagTGCATATTTTAAGGATATTGTTAAATAAATAGATATGTTTTATACGAAATCATAATGGATTATATTGAAAATTCTGAGGAGATATATTAACAATACTTTTGTATAAAAGcttagtattttaattttataattaacattCTAAATGGattattaacattattcttGTGAAAAGGCTAAAGACATCCTCAAAAAACAAACACCATTATTCATTACCATCAAAACTCATGGGTTCTTTGTTTCACCAAGTGGAAGGACTACAAAGATTcctctaaaaaaaaaaatactattttaacaAACCCAATTAAACAAAAAGTACACACTCAATAAAAACAAACACagcaattaatttttaaattaggcAAGTAGGTTAACAAGTAGTAAAAAGAGTCTCACAGCAAGGAAttcaaatggaaaaaaaaaagttataacatTTTCTTTGTGTTTCATTATGTCATATTAATagtgaaaataattaattttgattgtGCTGGTActtgtatttaaattttcttctatttacaatatttaaatcTAGAaatcagtttaagaaaactgAACTCAATTACACTTCCACCAATTTTGGTGTGTTTTTTAAGTTTGATCTTTGAAGGTAGTTAAAGAGATAGACCTCACATAGTTAAATAGGTAGACTTTGTTTAATAAGTTATGGTGGTATGAATGATGGATTAAAGGTTTCAATTTATCTAGTAATCATTGCTATATGcattaattaccttgttaatagCTATGCCAATTTTGCATGTTGCAAGCTAGCATGGGAAGTTTCCTTTATTACCTTGTTAATAGCTATGCCAATTTTGCATGTTGCAAGCTAGCATGGTAAGTTTCCTTTATTGTCTACCTATATATGTCAATTTATCTACAGTTCATCATGATTTGCAAAGATAAAGTTTTGGtaagtgtatttttttaaggCTAAAAAGGAAAGTTGCAAATTGCAGCATCCCTTCACCCGAACCCAAAGAAGAGGAAAACACATTACTCTCATGCCATTACTAGAGTAGCTAGGGTTTTTAGTATATGATGCTGACATTTATTATTGCTTCTTGAAAGTTGAAATGGTCCCATATTCTTATCCTAATCCACATATATGATAATATTGCTGTCACAAAGACTGTTCAAAATTGTGTGGaacaaagttttttaaaaaagttaaatataaattgtttttatggTTCAAATGTAATGGTTTTCAAGTTTTTGGTACaaacatttttttactttaaatgagaaaattatatatatgtaaaatatttttatcaatgtaTTAACATCTTTAGTTTTTAAAGAGAATAATCAAtagtttaaattaatatatctaAAACTTGAGATCAAATATTACTtgttattttagaaactaaaaataattaattaatgtagTCCCTAAGTTAGAtattactttataaataaaaataataatagtatttaaaatagtttttattattaataaaattttataaaatagtttttaaattggtattcaACACTAGTTACCACTTTCCAATACTTTAGttataaatagaaactaatttagaatctaaaatacgtagttaatagttaaaatcttggtagttaatgtttgataccaatttaaaaattattttataaatttttactaacagtataaactattttagatgttaataatgttttagtttataaaatagtatcaaggttaattattatagtgattaatttttttatttaaattaattgctattaaatgatttttttttaagtaaacaTTATTAACCTTTCTTTTAACGTATAAGGTACTAAAGTACTGCCCTCTAAGATGACGACTGCTTGGTGCATTCTGGTAGACAGACTCCCAACAAGGGTTAATCTAGAAAAGAGAGGGATAGATCTGGATAATAACATCTGCGTTATGTGTGGGGAAGAAGAGTAGACATGCAACCGCGTATTCTTTAAGTGTAAAGTTTCATGGAGGGTTTTTGGTTTATGTGCAACGCGTGGATAAGGATGAGTACGGTGTTTCATTGGGATGCCAGAGTCAAATTTTGAGTCATTTAAGTTATGATGGGCAACACCAAAGATAAACAGGATGTGGGGTTGTATGTGGATAACGATGGTAGGAGAAATATGGGAAAACAGGAATCAAGTTATCTTTAAGAATGACATAGTAGATTGTGTCGAGATTTTCACGTTGGCACAACTTAAGGCGTAGATATGGATATCTAGTCAAGAATATTCAGTTGTTATTACATACCCCAATGATGTATGGACCCTAAGGAATGCTAGAGATCTCTCAAGTAGAGGAGAAATGAATGTGAAATAGATGACAAAAGGGTTGTGTGAGGTTATGAGATATTGTTTCAGGTAGACTGCAATTTTTTGGGTAATGTTTAGTTATAATGGTGACAGGAGCAGGAGTGGTATTTAGTGAAGGAACCAATTAAGTATATGGTCTAATAAACTGGTTGGGTTGATATTACTAACTTTATCTCTTTAGTAGAGAATTTTTTTGGTGGTTTGCAGGGAAGAAAACACGAAGATGATGGAAGGAAAGTATAAATAATATTGACTCAAATGTATATTAGTATTTTGTACAAATGATTAACATAAAGGAGGGTAAACTGACTTAATAAACTATGAATCTGACTGAATGTAATAGAAAGACAACATATATAGAAAACTATGtgataaataaatgtatttttgtTAGGGTGTTGTTAGGGGATGAACCcctttatgatatttttttgcTGTTTAATACTGGTTTGGAGTATAGGAAGCTGGTAAAAGACTTTTTAATGTAGAAGGGTTGAGATACCCCTACCCTAAAGTGtctcaattatttaatttattcattgttgagaaaaaaaaaacctttcttttaacaatacaatttcttttaaggcagtttcttcctgcacccctatatttttcttcctgcacacCCACAAAGTTGCGCAAAGACAAAACTGTCCCTATATAAactgtacattttttttttgtattccaGATTATGAAATCTGGTAAGTTTTCGGATTGGCGCTTCCGATAAATTTTCGGATTGGCGCATCCGGTAGTACATGAATGatagtgttaatccaaaataaaaaaatgcaaaacatccataattgaaaaaaccattccggatccaccaatccataattcaaaatatgcattccggattcaga includes:
- the LOC137835727 gene encoding protein S40-4-like — translated: MATNIRRASYRFLPAVDRDPLSDSAFEFDESDLYNSANANSPEFCKSIRTSRFHSNSSSTVGRVAASGSLPVNVPDWSKILGNEYGQNRRRNCDYEEAQSDEEEGGGRVPPHEFLAKTRIASLSVHEGVGRTLKGRDLSRVRNAIWAKTGFQD